Genomic segment of Alligator mississippiensis isolate rAllMis1 chromosome 6, rAllMis1, whole genome shotgun sequence:
tgcagcaaagacaGGCTCGAGAAACCGGGATCTGCCCCGTCCGCAGGGAGCTGTACTCGCAGTGCTTCGGTCAGTGAGCTCTCCCGATCCCTAGCAGCACGAGCCAAAGGCACATGGGACTGAGAGCAAAACACTGGAAGTGGCCGAGTAGACGAGCTCGGGGGAATGGCAAATGGAGATCTCCCAGTAATACTGTGGGCTGTGGTCCAGCCTCGGCCAGTTGGGAACAGAGGTTATTACCATCTACTGCGTGTAGGGGCACCTGTGGGTCTCGGGTCGGTCCCAGGCGCGCAGGTGTACTGCTAGAACAAGCAAGCTCTACAAGGacgttactgtggcagcagggcatCGGCAGGGTTTGTTTCAGATTCGCTTGGTAGCGAAAGACTTATTCAGACCCATCGCTCTGATGCTGCAGTAACTCACAGATGAATCCAGGCAGTTTGCTAAACGTTTCAGTGACACCGTGCTagtcctctgcctgccacagcccagcACGGGACACTGTGGGAAGGCACCAGCCATAGGGGTAGGGAGAGTGCCGATTGTTACCGATGATCTGTTCATTTTTTACCAGTAAGAAGCTTCAGGCCTAATCGCTGACCTCAGAAGCCTCCGTGTCGTTATAGTTCTTGTGGGAACTTTGGCAGGGGGCTGCTTCAGGCCCTTGTTTTTCCTGATGCCCACATCCGTTTCCCCCTCTCATCTTCACTTCCGCCCTTTTTTGCTTAAAGACGAACTTATCCGTGAAGTTACCATTAACTGCATAGAGCGGGGAATGTTGCTGCATCGGGTCCGAGATGAAATCCGAATGACCATTGCTGCCTACCAGACCCTGTACGAGAGCAGCGTTGCCTTTGGCATGAGAAAGGCGTTACAGGCTGAGCAAGGCAAAGCAGATATGGAGAAAAAGGTAATTGGGGCTGCTCGCTCCCGCGTGCTCCTTTCTGCACGGGGAGAAATGAGCTAACCTTTGTACCCGGTCTTTCAGGCTCGGTAGATCACATTCTGCCGTAGGTGTTAGAGCAGTCTGACAGGTGTTTtaaaacgggctcccaagggaggtggtgctctcccctaccctgggggtcttcaagaggaggttagacgagtatctagctggggtcatctagacccagcactctttcctgcctatgcagggggtcggactcgatgatctgttgaggtcccttctgaccctaacatctatgaatctatgaatccccattTCTTACATTTGAGTCACTTTCCCATTTCACAGATAAACGTGTTATTTCAATTTTCCACTCAATTCAGTTTTTTCTGGTTCCACTGGATGGCAGTAAAGCTCATCCAAACAAacctttttctccccccccccggcctatttataatataatatttatattgcCGCATAGAGTGTTAAACACACAGCTGTGTCTTAATTGTACTCCCAAAGTGTAACAATGAATGCAAGCAAGATCTGTGTTCATTTCAAAGATTGCAGAGTTggaagaggagaagagagagCTGGAAAGACAAGTGAATGAGCAAAAAGCTAAATGTGAAGCTGTTGAAAAACGTGAAATTGAAAGGCGGCAGGTAGAGGAGAAGAAGCATGGTGAGGAGGTCCAGTTCTTGAAACGAACCAATCAGCAGCTGAAGGTCAGTAAAGagacccccactcccacctgcaaGTGGTGGTGGGAAGATAGGGAGACACGGAAATATTGTTTGCGTCTTTGTTTCACTTtcttataaataaaaaaagcccAAGTTCCAATTTAACTGACACTAACATTGTGCTTTCGCTGAACCCTCAAACCTCCCCGCGCTTCTGTAGGAGGAAGACGATCGCAATAGTAGCTCGAGTGAGCCCAGCCTTCTGGTGATCAGTTGGCTGAGTGGGGAACACATTaggcccagctggggctgagatGCAGAGACAGTTTAGGCTTACAGATCTTTAGGTGATCTTAGAGTTTGCACTTGAACACTGATAGTTCCTCAAGGACCAAGTTCCTGCATGCACCTGACTTGAGAGTTACCTTAGGTGGCTGTGAGCAGAAAATACCAAGTTGCTGAGAATGCACTGCTCCCTCAAAGCCGTTTAAAAACAGAACAGGATGTCCCACGAAGTCAAACCAGGACCACAGGGTGACTTTCTTTGCTATTGGTCTGACACCTTGACAGTTCTCTTTGCACCAAGAGACACGGTAAAGAGAACAGTTGCCAGAAGGATGAAACCCCTGTCTTTTGGCACAATAGAGCCTTTTCTTCCATCCTTATCCAAGACCTCACCCAAGTAACAGCAGGCAGCGGGAACTGGGTGCTAGGCATCACTGGCAAGAGAGGCCTTGCTGTATGTTTGCGGGTCAGGAGGATTCTTGTTGCAAAGAACCTTAGAAAAGACGCTGTAATAGGGAACAAATCGTAAAGTGACATTCCTTTAGTCCTTTGGTTTCCAGATAAGGAAGGGTAGCAGGAGCAAACCCTTCTGCCTGGTGCACACTAGAACCGTGCTGAGCTTTCAGATAGGTGCTTGTGCCGCACATCTCAATTCAGCTTGTGCTTCCTTCCACTAGCAGCCCAGGAAGGAGAGCAGCTCAGGTCTGAACGTATCCCACGAGTGAGTCACCACATACTTGTCTTTCCAACCCTGTCTTTCAACAGCAACAGAACCAAAATCCACGTGGGAAGCATCACTGCATTGTCTTGGGGCTTCCAGGCACTATGGATCATAAGCAGCACGGAGGCTGGAGCGGTGCAGGCTCATCACCTGGGTTCCTAGGGTAGCAAGTGTTTGCTTGGCTTGGTTCAGAACGTACTTCTTGTGTTGTCATCAGTAGCATCCTTCCTCTTCTCCA
This window contains:
- the DNALI1 gene encoding axonemal dynein light intermediate polypeptide 1 → MIPPPDSLVRYETPALVTRNADKRSPKARALKTLSQPAAVPGPVPPPPKARSPCAAAEQAKQQTEEVLNAILPPREWVEDNQLWIQQVSCTPSTRMDVLHLQEELDLKLQQRQARETGICPVRRELYSQCFDELIREVTINCIERGMLLHRVRDEIRMTIAAYQTLYESSVAFGMRKALQAEQGKADMEKKIAELEEEKRELERQVNEQKAKCEAVEKREIERRQVEEKKHGEEVQFLKRTNQQLKAQLEGIIAPKK